The sequence TTCCTCTATGACCTGCGCCATCCCAACCGGGCTTTTTTGAAAAAGGGGAGGCCGCCGCTGATCGAACGCGATCCGGCCCGTTTCTGGCAGGGGGTCTCCCTCCTGCTCGGCTTCGCGCTCGTCATGGTGGCGGCGCAATGCGTGGGCGGCTAAACGCCCCGGCGTATTTCTGTGGAGCTCCGCTCAAACGGCGCGGCGTTGCCCAGAGGTACACCCTCGCACGAATAACTAAAGGAATAACTATATGAAAAAATGGATGATATCCCTGGCGGCAGCGCCGTTGATGATTGCCGGAATGAATACGGCGGCGGCAGCCGAAGAGAGTATTGCGATTTTGGACGGTATGAAGGTGAGCGGGGAGATCCGCCCGCGCTACGAGATGGCGGATGTGAAGGATAACGGCCTCGATACGGCCAACGCCTTTACGGCCCGGACGCGCCTGGCTGTCGAAGGGACGCTCCTCGGCCTCGAAGGGCTCACCGCCAAAGTGGGGATGACCTCGGTCAACAACTTCGGCTACAACGACTACGCGCCGCAGGATGCAACGTATGACCTGATCCTCGACCCCCAGCAGGCGATCCTGACCGAGGGTTACCTGGCCTACACGGCGGCGGACACGACCCTGCTCGCGGGGCGTTCCTTTGTCAACCTCGACGACCAGCGCTTCGTGGGGACCGTCGGCTGGCGCCAGATGGAGCGTGCCTACGATACGGTGACGGTTGTCAACAAGTCCGTCGAAGGGCTGACGCTGCTGGGCGCATGGGTCTACGGCTACCAGGGGGTCAATAGCAACCCGACGACCGATACGGGATCGGCGCTGCTCAACGTCAACTACAAGGCGGGGGATGCGCTCACCGTCAGCCTGTTTGACTATATGCTGGCCGATATCCACGATACCTACGGCGTGCGCGTCAGCGGCGTCGTACCGGTCGAGGGGATCAAGTTCGATTACGCGGCTTCCTATGCGATGCAGACGGATGCGACGCTCGACTATGCCCTCGACACCGCCCCGAAGATCGACGCCTCCTACTATGACGTCGCCCTGGGGGCGAACATCTCCGGCCTCATTGCCGGGGCGGAGTACGAGGTGCTCGGCGACGCCTCCGGCAGCAGTACCAAGGGCTTCACGACCCCGCTGGCGACCCTGCACAAGTTCCAGGGGTGGGCGGACGTCTTTCTCGGGCGCACGGCCGGCAGCAACAACGACGGTCTTGCCGACCTGAGCGTCAAGCTCGGCTACGCCGCGCCGGGCTTCGGGAAAGTGCTGGGCATCTACCACAAGTTCGATGCGCTCTCCGGCGTGAATAAGGACCTCGGAAGCGAGTTCGACGTCATGTACGCGAACAGTGTTCCGGGCGTCAAGGACCTCGCCTTCCTGGCGAAGGCGGCCTTCTACTCCAAGGGCGATACGGGCAACGACGTGACCAAAGCGTGGCTCCAGCTTGATTACAAGTTCGCGACGAAGTAGACCGACAGACGCGGCACCGCCCCCGGCCGCCGCGTGATAAAGACGACAAAGGAGTTTGACCATGAGTCTGTCCCAAGAGACGATCGAGATTATCAAGGCGACGGCAAAGCCCGTCGCGGAAAATGCGGAAGCGATTACGGAAAGGATGTATGAAATTCTTTTCGAGCACTACCCGGAAACGCAGGTGCTCTTCAAAGACGCATCGCCGGACCAGCACAAGAAACTGGCTGCGGCGGTCGGTGCCTATGCGGCCAATATCGAAAAGCTGGAGTTCCTCGGCGACGCCCTTGAGAAGATGGCGCAGTCGCATGTGCGTGCCGGCGTACAGCCCGAACACTACCCCGTCGTCGGGGTATCGCTGCTCACCGCCGTGAAAGAAGTGCTCGGCGAGGCGGCGACGGATGAGGTGCTGAGCGCCTGGAAAGAGGCCTATTTTTTCCTCGGCGATCTCCTGATCGC is a genomic window of Sulfurimonas sp. HSL1-2 containing:
- a CDS encoding globin domain-containing protein, whose translation is MSLSQETIEIIKATAKPVAENAEAITERMYEILFEHYPETQVLFKDASPDQHKKLAAAVGAYAANIEKLEFLGDALEKMAQSHVRAGVQPEHYPVVGVSLLTAVKEVLGEAATDEVLSAWKEAYFFLGDLLIARETALYAAA